A single window of Streptomyces aquilus DNA harbors:
- the pucL gene encoding factor-independent urate hydroxylase — protein MPTILGQNQYGKAENRVVKITRDGATHHIKDLNVSVALSGDMDEVHYSGSNANVLPTDTTKNTVYAFAKEHGIESAEQFGIHLARHFVTSQEPIKVARIRIEEYAWERIAASDANSQFIGADEVKHSFVRKGQETRVTQITYDGSSWEVISGLKDLVVMNSTNSEFWGYVKDKYTTLQEAYDRILATQVSGRWRFNWTDDEQRMPNWEKSYEQTRKHMLQAFAETYSLSLQQTLYQMGSRIINNRSEIDEVRFSLPNKHHFLVDLEPFGLKNDNEVYFAADRPYGLIEATILRDGCEPKIPVDLTNL, from the coding sequence ATGCCCACGATTCTGGGACAGAACCAGTACGGCAAGGCCGAGAACCGAGTCGTAAAGATCACGCGGGACGGCGCCACCCACCACATCAAGGACCTGAACGTGTCCGTCGCGCTGAGCGGCGACATGGACGAGGTCCACTACTCCGGCTCCAACGCCAACGTGCTGCCGACCGACACCACCAAGAACACGGTGTACGCGTTCGCCAAGGAGCACGGCATCGAGTCGGCCGAGCAGTTCGGCATCCACCTCGCCCGGCACTTCGTGACCTCGCAGGAGCCGATCAAGGTCGCCCGGATCCGGATCGAGGAGTACGCGTGGGAGCGCATCGCCGCCTCCGACGCCAACTCCCAGTTCATCGGCGCGGACGAGGTCAAGCACTCGTTCGTGCGCAAGGGCCAGGAGACCCGGGTCACGCAGATCACCTATGACGGCTCGTCATGGGAGGTCATCTCGGGTCTGAAGGACCTGGTCGTGATGAACTCGACCAACTCCGAGTTCTGGGGCTACGTCAAGGACAAGTACACGACGCTCCAGGAGGCGTACGACCGCATCCTGGCGACCCAGGTCTCGGGCCGCTGGCGGTTCAACTGGACCGACGACGAGCAGCGGATGCCCAACTGGGAGAAGTCCTACGAGCAGACCAGGAAGCACATGCTCCAGGCCTTCGCCGAGACCTACTCGCTCTCGCTCCAGCAGACCCTGTACCAGATGGGTTCGCGGATCATCAACAACCGCAGCGAGATCGACGAGGTCCGCTTCTCCCTCCCGAACAAGCACCACTTCCTGGTGGACCTGGAGCCGTTCGGGCTCAAGAACGACAACGAGGTGTACTTCGCCGCGGACCGGCCCTACGGCCTGATCGAGGCGACGATCCTGCGGGACGGCTGCGAGCCGAAGATCCCGGTGGACCTCACCAACCTCTGA
- a CDS encoding 8-oxoguanine deaminase, translating into MAAAAQRIVIENCSIATVDAHDTEYASGYVVIAGNRIEALGAGKAPEGLENVVRRIDATGHLVTPGLVNTHHHFYQWITRGLATDHNLFNWLVALYPTWARIDERMTYSAAQGSLAMMARGGVTTAMDHHYVFPQNSGDLSGSIIRAAREMGVRFTLARGSMDRSEKDGGLPPDFAVETLEGALAATEATVKEHHDASFDAMTQVAVAPCSPFSVSTELLREGAELARRLGVRLHTHGSETVEEEQFCKELFGMGPTDYFESTGWLGEDVWMAHCVHMNDSDIAAFARTKTGVAHCPSSNARLAAGIARVPDMLAAGVPVGLGVDGTASNESGELHTELRNALLINRLGAHREAALNARQALRLGTYGGAQVLGRAAEIGSLEAGKLADLVLWKLDTLAHASIADPVTALVFGAAAPVTASFVNGRQIVEDNRLLHVDEDAIARSTREQAQRLARIAAQS; encoded by the coding sequence ATGGCAGCAGCAGCCCAGCGCATCGTCATCGAGAACTGTTCGATCGCGACCGTCGACGCCCACGACACCGAGTACGCGAGCGGATACGTCGTCATCGCCGGCAACCGCATCGAGGCGCTCGGCGCGGGCAAGGCCCCCGAGGGCCTGGAGAACGTCGTACGCCGCATCGACGCCACCGGCCATCTCGTGACCCCCGGCCTGGTCAACACCCATCACCACTTCTACCAGTGGATCACCCGGGGCCTGGCCACCGACCACAACCTCTTCAACTGGCTCGTCGCGCTGTACCCGACCTGGGCGCGCATCGACGAGCGGATGACCTACTCGGCCGCGCAGGGCTCGCTGGCCATGATGGCCCGCGGCGGTGTCACCACCGCGATGGACCACCACTACGTCTTCCCGCAGAACTCCGGCGACCTGTCCGGCTCGATCATCCGCGCCGCCCGCGAGATGGGCGTCCGCTTCACCCTCGCCCGCGGCTCGATGGACCGCAGCGAGAAGGACGGCGGCCTGCCCCCGGACTTCGCCGTCGAGACCCTCGAAGGCGCCCTCGCCGCGACCGAGGCCACCGTCAAGGAGCACCACGACGCCTCCTTCGACGCGATGACGCAGGTGGCCGTCGCCCCCTGCTCGCCCTTCTCCGTCTCCACCGAACTCCTGCGGGAGGGCGCCGAGTTGGCCCGCCGTCTCGGCGTGCGCCTGCACACCCACGGCTCGGAGACCGTCGAGGAGGAGCAGTTCTGCAAGGAACTGTTCGGGATGGGCCCGACCGACTACTTCGAGTCCACCGGCTGGCTCGGCGAGGACGTGTGGATGGCGCACTGCGTCCACATGAACGACTCCGACATCGCCGCCTTCGCCCGTACCAAGACCGGTGTCGCCCACTGCCCGTCCTCCAACGCCCGCCTCGCCGCCGGCATCGCCCGCGTCCCCGACATGCTCGCCGCCGGCGTCCCGGTCGGCCTCGGCGTCGACGGCACCGCCTCCAACGAGTCCGGCGAACTCCACACCGAGCTGCGCAACGCCCTCCTCATCAACCGCCTCGGCGCCCACCGGGAAGCCGCGCTCAACGCCCGTCAGGCGCTGCGCCTGGGAACGTACGGCGGCGCCCAGGTCCTGGGCCGTGCCGCCGAGATCGGCTCCCTGGAGGCCGGCAAGCTCGCCGACCTGGTGCTGTGGAAGCTGGACACGCTCGCCCACGCCTCCATCGCGGACCCGGTCACCGCACTGGTCTTCGGCGCGGCGGCCCCGGTCACGGCCTCCTTCGTGAACGGCCGTCAGATCGTCGAGGACAACCGCCTGTTGCACGTCGACGAGGACGCGATCGCGCGCTCCACGCGGGAGCAGGCGCAGCGGCTGGCGCGGATCGCCGCGCAGAGCTGA
- the uraH gene encoding hydroxyisourate hydrolase — MSTSTTASVSTHILDTSIGRPAEAVAVQLSARQGAEADWQALGGSATDADGRCKDLPALPEGTTHVRLDFAVEPYFEKKQADAQQDAPANRDSGAGAVFFPEVAITFAVEPGEHYHVPLLLNPFGYSVYRGS, encoded by the coding sequence ATGAGCACCAGCACCACCGCCTCGGTGTCCACCCACATCCTGGACACCAGCATCGGCCGCCCCGCCGAGGCAGTCGCCGTCCAGCTGTCCGCCCGACAGGGTGCGGAGGCGGACTGGCAGGCGCTCGGCGGCAGCGCGACCGACGCGGACGGGCGGTGCAAGGACCTGCCGGCCCTGCCGGAGGGCACCACACACGTACGGCTCGACTTCGCGGTGGAGCCGTACTTCGAGAAGAAGCAAGCCGATGCGCAGCAGGACGCCCCCGCGAATCGGGACAGCGGTGCAGGGGCAGTGTTCTTCCCGGAGGTGGCGATCACCTTCGCCGTCGAGCCCGGGGAGCACTATCACGTACCGCTGCTGCTCAACCCGTTCGGCTACTCCGTTTACCGAGGGAGCTAG
- a CDS encoding AraC family transcriptional regulator — MTTIAHEVRAVPDALRPWIAEIATVTGGESVAHAPDTATKLVVRVGEDGRRDALVVGPRTRASYHRAGTERLASCVQLHLAPGTARPLLGVAAADLVGRAVPLSELPTRTARQLAYDSADLETDALIDRLTHTLGRLPVPDSRGRLLRAAVDALSMRGDRPPAQVKDVARELAVSERQLRNLFAEGVGLSPKHYARIDRVRAVLAQAPTAKWADLAATTGYYDQAHMTSDFRTLMGVPPRSFFTGRLPEARPCQAFDRL; from the coding sequence GTGACGACGATCGCCCACGAAGTACGCGCGGTGCCCGACGCACTGCGCCCCTGGATCGCCGAGATCGCCACGGTGACCGGCGGCGAGTCGGTCGCGCACGCCCCGGACACCGCGACGAAGCTGGTCGTGCGGGTCGGCGAGGACGGTCGGCGCGACGCCCTGGTCGTCGGCCCGCGGACCCGCGCCTCGTACCACCGGGCCGGGACCGAGCGCCTCGCGTCCTGTGTGCAGCTGCATCTGGCGCCGGGGACGGCACGTCCGCTGCTCGGGGTGGCGGCGGCCGACCTCGTCGGCCGGGCGGTGCCCCTGAGTGAGCTGCCCACGCGTACGGCACGGCAACTGGCGTACGACAGCGCCGACTTGGAGACGGACGCGTTGATCGACCGGCTGACGCACACCCTGGGCCGGCTCCCGGTCCCGGACTCGCGGGGGAGGCTGCTGCGGGCGGCCGTCGACGCCCTGTCGATGCGCGGCGACCGGCCACCCGCGCAGGTGAAGGACGTGGCACGGGAACTCGCCGTCAGCGAGCGGCAGTTGCGGAACCTCTTCGCGGAGGGCGTCGGCCTCTCCCCCAAGCACTACGCGCGCATCGACCGCGTCCGCGCGGTGCTGGCGCAGGCGCCGACCGCCAAGTGGGCCGATCTCGCGGCCACCACCGGGTACTACGACCAGGCCCACATGACGTCCGACTTCCGCACCCTGATGGGCGTCCCACCGCGCTCCTTCTTCACCGGCCGCCTCCCCGAGGCCCGCCCCTGCCAGGCCTTCGACCGGCTCTGA
- the uraD gene encoding 2-oxo-4-hydroxy-4-carboxy-5-ureidoimidazoline decarboxylase, translating to MTSTSTPPGLTRFNALEEHAAFAALHEACASTAWARRLLAARPYTTSDELYAVSDAAMAELTAEDLAEAMAGHPPIGRPKEGDPTSAREQRGMAGATEELKAEMLELNLAYQEKFGHVFLICATGRTGEQMRDAVKERIGNAPEQEREIVRTELGKINRIRLARLVEED from the coding sequence GTGACTTCGACTTCCACGCCGCCGGGCCTGACCCGGTTCAACGCCCTGGAGGAGCACGCGGCCTTCGCCGCCCTCCACGAGGCGTGTGCCTCCACGGCATGGGCGCGGCGACTGCTCGCCGCCCGCCCCTACACCACCAGCGACGAGCTCTACGCCGTCAGCGACGCCGCCATGGCCGAGCTGACCGCCGAGGACCTCGCCGAGGCGATGGCCGGACACCCGCCCATCGGCCGCCCCAAGGAGGGCGACCCGACCTCCGCCCGTGAACAGCGTGGCATGGCCGGCGCGACGGAGGAGCTCAAGGCCGAGATGCTGGAGCTGAACCTCGCCTACCAGGAGAAGTTCGGCCATGTCTTCCTGATCTGCGCCACCGGCCGGACCGGCGAGCAGATGCGGGACGCGGTCAAGGAGCGGATCGGGAACGCGCCGGAGCAGGAGCGGGAGATCGTCCGCACCGAGCTGGGCAAGATCAACCGCATCCGGCTCGCCCGACTCGTCGAAGAGGACTGA
- a CDS encoding 2-hydroxy-3-oxopropionate reductase, translating to MSNLPKIAWIGLGIMGSPMSENLIKAGYDVTGFTLEQDKLDRLAAAGGTVAGSIAEAVKDADVVITMVPASPQVEAISYGPDGILENARSGALLIDMSSITPQTSVDLAKAAKDKGIRVLDAPVSGGEAGAIEAVLSIMVGGEQADFDAAKPILEALGKTIVLCGPHGSGQTVKAANQLIVAVNIQACAEAVVFLEKSGVDLKAALDVLNGGLAGSTVLTRKKDNFLQRDFKPGFRIDLHHKDMGIVTDAARNVGAALPVGAVVAQLVASLRAQGDGGLDHSALLRAVERLSGAQI from the coding sequence ATGAGCAACCTCCCCAAGATCGCGTGGATAGGCCTCGGCATCATGGGCTCCCCCATGTCCGAGAACCTGATCAAGGCGGGTTACGACGTCACCGGCTTCACGCTGGAGCAGGACAAGCTGGACCGCCTGGCGGCCGCCGGCGGCACCGTCGCCGGCTCGATCGCCGAGGCCGTGAAGGACGCCGATGTCGTCATCACCATGGTCCCGGCCTCCCCGCAGGTCGAGGCCATCTCGTACGGCCCCGACGGCATCCTGGAGAACGCCAGGTCCGGCGCCCTGCTGATCGACATGTCCTCGATCACCCCGCAGACCTCGGTGGACCTCGCGAAGGCCGCCAAGGACAAGGGCATCCGCGTCCTGGACGCCCCGGTGTCCGGCGGCGAGGCCGGTGCCATCGAGGCCGTGCTGTCGATCATGGTCGGCGGTGAGCAGGCCGACTTCGACGCCGCCAAGCCGATCCTGGAGGCGCTCGGCAAGACCATCGTGCTGTGCGGTCCGCACGGCTCGGGGCAGACCGTGAAGGCCGCCAACCAGCTGATCGTCGCCGTGAACATCCAGGCGTGCGCCGAGGCCGTGGTCTTCCTGGAGAAGTCCGGCGTGGACCTGAAGGCCGCGCTCGACGTCCTCAACGGCGGCCTCGCGGGCTCGACCGTGCTGACGCGCAAGAAGGACAACTTCCTCCAGCGCGACTTCAAGCCGGGCTTCCGCATCGACCTCCACCACAAGGACATGGGCATCGTCACCGACGCCGCCCGCAACGTCGGCGCGGCCCTGCCCGTCGGCGCCGTGGTCGCCCAGCTGGTCGCGTCGCTGCGCGCCCAGGGCGACGGGGGCCTGGACCACTCCGCGCTGCTGCGCGCGGTCGAGCGCCTCTCCGGCGCACAGATCTGA
- a CDS encoding TIM barrel protein — translation MGFADQRFNVNLSILFTELPLLERPAAAAAAGFTAVELWWPWVDSPTPEQSELDALKQAIEDAGVQLTGLNFYAGQLPGPDRGALSIPGEESEKFRANIEVAADFARSLGCKALNALYGNRVDGVDPAEQDALALENLVLAARAADRIGAILLIETLNKPESPRYPLVSAPAGIGIVDKVNEATGLGNAKFLMDLYHLSMNGEDLPAVIEEYAARTGHVQIADNPGRGAPGTGSLPLEDLLDQLRKAGYDGWVGLEYKPGDRPSAEAFDWLPR, via the coding sequence ATGGGATTCGCAGACCAGCGCTTCAACGTCAACCTGTCGATCCTCTTCACGGAACTCCCGCTCCTGGAGCGCCCCGCGGCCGCCGCCGCGGCGGGCTTCACCGCGGTCGAGCTGTGGTGGCCCTGGGTCGACTCCCCCACCCCCGAGCAGTCCGAGCTCGACGCCCTCAAGCAGGCGATCGAGGACGCGGGCGTCCAGCTCACGGGCCTGAACTTCTACGCCGGCCAACTGCCCGGCCCGGACCGCGGCGCCCTGTCGATCCCGGGCGAGGAGTCGGAGAAGTTCCGCGCCAACATCGAGGTGGCCGCGGACTTCGCCCGGTCGCTGGGCTGCAAGGCGCTCAACGCCCTGTACGGCAACCGCGTCGACGGCGTCGACCCGGCCGAGCAGGACGCGCTCGCCCTGGAGAACCTGGTCCTCGCGGCCCGCGCGGCCGACCGGATCGGCGCGATCCTGCTGATCGAGACGCTGAACAAGCCCGAGTCGCCGCGGTACCCGCTGGTGTCGGCGCCCGCCGGGATCGGGATCGTCGACAAGGTCAACGAGGCGACGGGCCTCGGCAACGCCAAGTTCCTCATGGACCTCTACCACCTGTCCATGAACGGCGAGGACCTGCCGGCGGTGATCGAGGAGTACGCCGCCAGGACCGGCCATGTGCAGATCGCCGACAACCCGGGCCGCGGTGCTCCGGGGACCGGCTCGCTGCCCCTCGAAGACCTCCTCGACCAGCTGAGGAAGGCGGGTTACGACGGCTGGGTCGGCCTCGAGTACAAGCCGGGCGACCGCCCGAGCGCCGAGGCCTTCGACTGGCTGCCCCGCTGA
- a CDS encoding nucleobase:cation symporter-2 family protein: MTAQRADDIHPVDEKLPAVKMATTGLQHVAAMYAGVVAPPLIVGAAVGLSGTELTFLTGACLFTAGLATFLQTLGVWKIGARLPFVNGVTFAGVAPMTAIVASTDDKSDALPIIFGAVIVAGLLGFLAAPFFSKAVRFFPPVVTGTVITLIGVSLLPVAFGWAQGPNPGADDYGSTTYLGLAATTLVIVLLLRRFTRGFVKQIAVLLGLVIGTLVAIPFGVTDFGPVADADVVGFPTPFHFGAPQFQVAAIVSMIVVMVVSMTESTADMLALGEIVDRPADERTIAAGLRADTLGSALSPLFNGFMCSAFAQNIGLVAMTRIRSRYVVATGGAFLVLMGLCPMAASLIAVVPRPVLGGAGVVLFGSVAASGIQTLVRAGLDKDNNVLIVAVSLAVGIIPITAPEFYHAFPETAKIVLDSGISTGCVAAVALNLVFNHLGKQHDAQDVTHPMEAGEEIAAAH, from the coding sequence GTGACCGCCCAACGAGCCGACGACATACACCCCGTCGACGAAAAACTCCCCGCAGTCAAAATGGCCACCACGGGCCTCCAACACGTGGCCGCCATGTACGCGGGAGTCGTGGCCCCGCCCCTGATAGTCGGGGCGGCCGTCGGCCTCTCCGGCACCGAACTGACCTTCCTGACCGGCGCCTGCCTCTTCACCGCGGGCCTCGCCACCTTCCTCCAGACGCTCGGCGTCTGGAAGATCGGCGCCCGGCTGCCCTTCGTCAACGGCGTCACCTTCGCGGGCGTGGCCCCGATGACGGCGATCGTCGCCTCCACCGACGACAAGTCCGACGCCCTGCCGATCATCTTCGGCGCGGTCATCGTCGCCGGTCTGCTCGGCTTCCTCGCCGCCCCCTTCTTCAGCAAGGCGGTCCGCTTCTTCCCGCCGGTCGTCACCGGCACGGTGATCACGCTCATCGGCGTCTCCCTGCTGCCGGTCGCCTTCGGCTGGGCGCAAGGGCCCAACCCCGGGGCGGACGACTACGGTTCGACGACCTACCTGGGACTCGCCGCCACGACGCTCGTGATCGTGCTGCTGCTGCGCCGGTTCACCCGCGGCTTCGTCAAGCAGATCGCCGTGCTGCTCGGCCTGGTCATCGGCACGCTGGTCGCGATCCCCTTCGGCGTCACGGACTTCGGGCCGGTCGCGGACGCGGACGTGGTCGGCTTCCCGACGCCGTTCCACTTCGGTGCCCCGCAGTTCCAGGTCGCCGCGATCGTGTCGATGATCGTGGTGATGGTGGTCTCCATGACCGAATCGACCGCGGACATGCTGGCGTTGGGCGAGATCGTGGACCGCCCGGCCGACGAGCGGACCATCGCGGCGGGCCTGCGCGCCGACACCCTCGGCTCCGCGCTCAGCCCCCTCTTCAACGGCTTCATGTGCAGCGCCTTCGCCCAGAACATCGGCCTGGTCGCGATGACGAGGATCCGCAGCCGGTACGTCGTCGCCACCGGCGGCGCCTTCCTGGTCCTGATGGGCCTGTGCCCGATGGCCGCCTCGCTCATCGCCGTCGTACCGCGCCCGGTGCTCGGCGGCGCCGGCGTGGTCCTCTTCGGGTCGGTCGCGGCGAGCGGCATCCAGACCCTGGTGCGGGCCGGCCTCGACAAGGACAACAACGTCCTGATCGTCGCCGTCTCGCTGGCCGTCGGGATCATCCCCATCACGGCGCCGGAGTTCTACCACGCGTTCCCCGAGACGGCGAAGATCGTGCTCGACTCGGGGATCTCGACGGGCTGCGTGGCGGCCGTGGCGCTCAACCTGGTCTTCAACCATCTGGGCAAACAGCACGACGCCCAGGACGTGACGCACCCGATGGAAGCGGGCGAGGAGATCGCCGCGGCGCACTGA
- a CDS encoding helix-turn-helix domain-containing protein — protein sequence MTGTGDEPFITAVKPLVDAMGGEMVPPDEAGPDDVVLAWEGADVVAVRLPQLADSLDHILAAMERKQGKPLADLDRKAKQEVVRILEARGAFSVRHGVETVASALGVSRFTVYNYLNRDKG from the coding sequence GTGACCGGCACCGGGGACGAACCCTTCATCACGGCCGTGAAGCCGCTGGTCGACGCCATGGGCGGGGAGATGGTGCCGCCGGACGAGGCCGGCCCCGACGATGTCGTGCTGGCCTGGGAGGGCGCCGACGTGGTCGCCGTACGCCTGCCGCAGCTCGCGGACTCCCTCGATCACATCCTCGCCGCCATGGAGCGCAAGCAGGGCAAGCCGCTGGCCGACCTGGACCGCAAGGCCAAGCAGGAGGTGGTGCGCATACTGGAGGCGCGTGGCGCCTTCTCCGTACGGCACGGCGTCGAGACCGTGGCGAGCGCCCTCGGGGTCAGCCGGTTCACGGTCTACAACTACTTGAACCGTGACAAGGGCTGA
- the gcl gene encoding glyoxylate carboligase, protein MARMTAARAAVEILKREGVTNAFGVPGAAINPFYRALKEGGGIDHTLARHVEGASHMAEGYTRANPGNIGVCIGTSGPAGTDMITGLYSAIGDSIPILCITGQAPVSVIHKEDFQAVDIASIAKPVTKAATTVLEAAQVPGVFQQAFHLMRSGRPGPVLIDLPIDVQLTEIEFDPETYEPLPVYKPAATRAQIEKAIEFLLASERPLIVAGGGVINADASDLLVEFAELTGTPVIPTLMGWGTIPDDHELNAGMVGLQTSHRYGNATFLESDFVLGIGNRWANRHTGYKLDVYRRGRKFVHVDIEPTQIGKIFPPDYGITSDAKAALELFVEVARELKAAGRLPDRSAWIASHLERKATLLRRTHFDDVPLKPQRVYEEMNKAFGPETRYVTTIGLSQIAGAQMLHVYKPRHWINCGQAGPLGWTIPAALGVAKADPEAQVVALSGDYDFQFMLEELAVGAQHKIPYVHVLVNNAYLGLIRQAQIGLDINFQVNLEFENINSPELGVYGVDHIKVVEGLGCKAIRVTEPDQLLPAFEEAKKLAAEYRVPVVVEAILERVTNIAMSKTADISDVTEFEELATEPGHAPTAIRTLKV, encoded by the coding sequence ATGGCACGTATGACCGCTGCCCGCGCGGCAGTTGAGATCCTCAAGCGCGAGGGCGTCACCAACGCGTTCGGGGTGCCCGGCGCGGCGATCAACCCCTTCTACCGCGCCCTCAAGGAGGGCGGCGGCATCGACCACACGCTCGCCCGGCACGTCGAGGGCGCCTCCCACATGGCCGAGGGCTACACCCGCGCCAACCCGGGCAACATCGGCGTCTGCATCGGCACCTCGGGCCCGGCCGGCACCGACATGATCACCGGCCTGTACTCGGCGATCGGCGACTCGATCCCGATCCTGTGCATCACCGGCCAGGCGCCGGTCAGCGTCATCCACAAAGAGGACTTCCAGGCCGTCGACATCGCGTCGATCGCCAAGCCCGTCACCAAGGCGGCCACCACCGTCCTGGAGGCGGCCCAGGTCCCCGGCGTCTTCCAGCAGGCGTTCCACCTGATGCGCTCCGGCCGCCCCGGCCCGGTCCTCATCGACCTGCCCATCGACGTCCAGCTCACCGAGATCGAGTTCGACCCGGAGACGTACGAGCCGCTCCCGGTCTACAAGCCGGCGGCCACCCGCGCCCAGATCGAGAAGGCGATCGAGTTCCTGCTCGCCTCCGAGCGCCCGCTGATCGTCGCGGGCGGCGGCGTCATCAACGCCGACGCCTCTGACCTCCTCGTGGAGTTCGCCGAGCTCACCGGCACCCCGGTGATCCCGACCCTGATGGGCTGGGGCACCATCCCCGACGACCACGAGCTGAACGCCGGCATGGTCGGCCTCCAGACCTCGCACCGCTACGGCAACGCGACCTTCCTGGAGTCCGACTTCGTCCTCGGCATCGGCAACCGCTGGGCCAACCGGCACACCGGCTACAAGCTCGACGTCTACCGCCGGGGCCGCAAGTTCGTCCACGTCGACATCGAGCCCACCCAGATCGGCAAGATCTTCCCGCCGGACTACGGCATCACCTCCGACGCCAAGGCCGCCCTGGAGCTCTTCGTCGAGGTCGCGCGCGAGCTGAAGGCCGCGGGCAGGCTCCCCGACCGCTCCGCGTGGATCGCCTCCCACCTGGAGCGCAAGGCCACGCTGCTGCGCCGTACGCACTTCGACGACGTGCCCCTGAAGCCGCAGCGGGTCTACGAGGAGATGAACAAGGCCTTCGGCCCCGAGACGCGGTACGTCACCACGATCGGCCTGTCGCAGATCGCGGGCGCCCAGATGCTGCACGTCTACAAGCCGCGGCACTGGATCAACTGCGGCCAGGCCGGCCCGCTCGGCTGGACCATCCCGGCCGCGCTCGGCGTCGCCAAGGCCGACCCGGAGGCCCAGGTCGTCGCGCTCTCCGGCGACTACGACTTCCAGTTCATGCTGGAGGAGCTGGCCGTCGGCGCGCAGCACAAGATCCCGTACGTCCATGTCCTCGTCAACAACGCCTACCTGGGCCTGATCCGGCAGGCGCAGATCGGTCTCGACATCAACTTCCAGGTCAACCTGGAGTTCGAGAACATCAACTCCCCGGAGCTGGGCGTCTACGGCGTCGACCACATCAAGGTCGTCGAGGGCCTCGGCTGCAAGGCCATCCGCGTCACCGAGCCCGACCAGCTGCTGCCGGCCTTCGAGGAGGCCAAGAAGCTGGCCGCCGAGTACCGGGTGCCGGTCGTGGTCGAGGCGATCCTGGAGCGGGTCACCAACATCGCGATGAGCAAGACCGCCGACATCAGCGACGTCACCGAGTTCGAGGAGCTCGCGACCGAGCCGGGGCACGCGCCGACGGCGATCAGGACGCTGAAGGTCTGA
- a CDS encoding catalase — protein sequence MSKRVLTTESGAPVADNQNSASAGVGGPLLLQDQHLLEKLARFNRERIPERVVHARGSGAYGYFEVTDDVTGFTHADFLSGVGKRTEVFLRFSTVADSLGGADAVRDPRGFAVKFYTEEGNYDLVGNNTPVFFIKDPIKFPDFIHSQKRDPFTGRQEPDNVWDFWAHAPEATHQITWLMGDRGIPASYRHMNGYGSHTYQWTNADGEAFFVKYHFKTNQGIRCLSAEQGAELAGKDPNSHQTDLLQAIERGVNPSWTLYVQLMPAAEAADYRFNPFDLTKVWPHQDYPLQRVGRLVLDRNPDNVFAEVEQAAFSPNNFVPGIGPSPDKMLQGRLFAYADAHRYRLGVNHTQLAVNAPKATVASNCGRDGLMATNSQGRAAKNYEPNSYDGPAQTGRPLSAPLAVSGWTGTHEAPQHTKDDDFFQAGELYRLMSEDEKARLVANIAGGLSQVSRDDVIEKNLAHFHAADPEYGKRVEEAVRALRED from the coding sequence ATGTCGAAGCGCGTGCTGACGACCGAGTCCGGCGCCCCGGTCGCCGACAACCAGAATTCCGCCTCCGCCGGTGTCGGCGGTCCGCTCCTCCTCCAGGACCAGCACCTGCTGGAGAAGCTCGCCCGCTTCAACCGCGAGCGCATCCCGGAGCGCGTGGTGCACGCCCGTGGCAGCGGCGCGTACGGCTACTTCGAGGTGACCGACGACGTCACCGGGTTCACGCACGCCGACTTCCTCAGCGGCGTCGGCAAGCGCACCGAGGTCTTCCTGCGCTTCTCCACCGTGGCGGACTCGCTCGGCGGCGCGGACGCGGTGCGTGACCCGCGCGGCTTCGCCGTGAAGTTCTACACCGAGGAGGGCAACTACGACCTCGTCGGCAACAACACCCCGGTGTTCTTCATCAAGGACCCGATCAAGTTCCCCGACTTCATCCACTCGCAGAAGCGCGACCCGTTCACGGGCCGTCAGGAGCCGGACAACGTCTGGGACTTCTGGGCGCACGCCCCCGAGGCCACGCACCAGATCACCTGGCTGATGGGCGACCGCGGCATCCCGGCGTCGTACCGCCACATGAACGGCTACGGCTCGCACACCTACCAGTGGACGAACGCCGACGGCGAGGCCTTCTTCGTCAAGTACCACTTCAAGACCAACCAGGGCATCCGCTGCCTGTCCGCCGAGCAGGGTGCCGAGCTCGCCGGCAAGGACCCCAACTCGCACCAGACGGACCTGTTGCAGGCCATCGAGCGCGGGGTGAACCCGTCCTGGACCCTCTACGTCCAGCTGATGCCGGCGGCCGAGGCGGCGGACTACCGCTTCAACCCGTTCGACCTCACCAAGGTGTGGCCGCACCAGGACTACCCGTTGCAGCGCGTGGGCCGGCTGGTCCTCGACCGCAACCCGGACAACGTGTTCGCCGAGGTCGAGCAGGCCGCGTTCTCCCCGAACAACTTCGTGCCGGGCATCGGCCCGTCGCCGGACAAGATGCTCCAGGGCCGCCTGTTCGCCTACGCGGACGCGCACCGCTACCGGCTGGGCGTCAACCACACCCAGCTCGCGGTGAACGCCCCCAAGGCGACCGTCGCCAGCAATTGCGGCCGGGACGGCCTCATGGCCACCAACTCCCAGGGCCGCGCGGCGAAGAACTACGAGCCCAACTCCTACGACGGCCCGGCTCAGACCGGCCGCCCGCTCTCCGCCCCGCTGGCGGTCAGCGGCTGGACCGGCACCCACGAGGCCCCGCAGCACACCAAGGACGACGACTTCTTCCAGGCCGGCGAGCTGTACCGGCTGATGTCGGAGGACGAGAAGGCGCGTCTGGTCGCGAACATCGCCGGCGGCCTGTCCCAGGTCTCCCGCGACGACGTGATCGAGAAGAACCTGGCTCACTTCCACGCCGCCGACCCTGAGTACGGCAAGCGCGTGGAGGAGGCGGTCCGCGCCCTGCGCGAGGACTGA